One genomic region from Drosophila busckii strain San Diego stock center, stock number 13000-0081.31 chromosome 3R, ASM1175060v1, whole genome shotgun sequence encodes:
- the LOC108601654 gene encoding glutamate receptor ionotropic, kainate 2 isoform X1, which translates to MHKRQYNRLQLLLLLMLQVAFTQALPDIIKIGGLFHPSDDNQELAFRQAVERINTDRSILPRSKLMAQIERISPFDSFHAGKRVCGLLNIGVAAIFGPQSSHTASHVQSICDNMEIPHLENRWDYRLRRESCLVNLYPHPNTLSKAYVDIVRHWGWKTFTIIYENNDGIVRLQELLKAHGMTPFPITVRQLSDGGDYRPLLKQIKNSAEAHIVLDCSTERIHEVLKQAQQIGMMSDYHSYLVTSLDLHTVNLDEFRYGGTNITGFRLINDKVVSDVVRQWSIDEKGLLRSANLTTIRSETALMYDAVHLFAKALHDLDTSQQIDIHPISCDGQSTWQHGFSLINYMKIVEMKGLTNVIKFDHQGFRTDFMLDIVELTPAGIRKIGTWNSTLPEGINFTRTFSQKQQEIEANLKNKTLVVTTILSNPYCMRKESAMPLTGNDQFEGYAVDLIHEISKSLGFNYKIQLVPDGSYGSLNKMTGEWNGMIRELLEQRADLAIADLTITFEREQAVDFTTPFMNLGVSILYRKPIKQPPNLFSFLSPLSLDVWIYMATAYLGVSVLLFILAKFTPYEWPAYTDAHGEKVESQFTLLNCMWFAIGSLMQQGCDFLPKALSTRMVAGIWWFFTLIMISSYTANLAAFLTVERMDSPIESAEDLAKQTRIKYGALKGGSTAAFFRDSKISTYQRMWSFMESARPSVFTASNGEGVDRVAKGKGSYAFLMESTSIEYVTERNCELTQVGGMLDTKSYGIATPPNSPYRTAINSVILKLQEEGKLHILKTKWWKEKRGGGKCRVETSKSSSAANELGLANVGGVFVVLMGGMGVACVIAVCEFVWKSRKVAVEERLSAILNE; encoded by the exons atgcataaaagacAGTACAATAGGCTGCAGCTACTGTTGCTTCTGATGCTGCAAGTAGCGTTTACACAGGCGTTACCcgacataataaaaattg GTGGTCTCTTTCATCCATCGGACGACAATCAGGAGCTGGCATTCCGCCAAGCTGTTGAACGCATCAATACCGACCGCTCCATTTTGCCACGCTCCAAGTTAATGGCGCAAATTGAACGCATTTCGCCTTTTGACAGTTTCCATGCCGGCAAAAGGG tCTGCGGCTTGCTCAACATTGGTGTGGCCGCCATATTTGGACCACAATCCTCCCACACTGCGAGCCATGTGCAGAGCATATGCGACAATATGGAG aTACCCCACTTGGAGAATCGCTGGGACTACCGACTGCGACGCGAGAGCTGCCTGGTGAATCTTTATCCGCATCCTAATACGCTTTCCAAG gcTTATGTGGATATTGTGCGCCACTGGGGCTGGAAGACGTTCACCATTATCTATGAGAACAACGATGGCATAGTGCGGCTGCAAGAGCTGCTCAAGGCTCATGGCATGACACCGTTTCCCATAACAGTGCGTCAGCTTAGCGATGGCGGGGATTACAG GCCGCTGCTCAAGCAGATTAAGAACTCGGCGGAGGCGCACATTGTGCTGGACTGTTCCACGGAGCGCATACATGAGGTGCTTAAGCAGGCTCAGCAGATCGGCATGATGAGCGACTATCATAGCTACTTGGTTACTTCACTTGATCTACATACGGTTAATCTGGATGAGTTTCGCTATGGCGGCACCAATATAACAGGCTTTCGTTTGATTAATGATAAAGTGGTGTCGGATGTAGTGCGTCAGTGGAGCATTGATGAGAAGGGACTGCTGCGTTCTGCTAATCTAACCACTATACGCTCGGAGACTGCGCTTATGTATGATGCAgtgcatttgtttgccaagGCGCTGCATGACTTGGATACATCACAACAGATTGACATACATCCCATCAGCTGTGATGGTCAAAGCACTTGGCAGCATGGCTTCAGTTTGATTAACTATATGAAGATTGTTGAAATGAAAGGTCTAACCAATGTCATCAAGTTTGATCATCAAGGCTTTCGCACTGACTTTATGCTGGACATTGTGGAGCTAACACCAGCGGGCATACGCAAAATTGGCACCTGGAACTCTACGCTGCCCGAGGGCATTAACTTTACGCGCACTTTCAGTCAAAAGCAGCAGGAAATTGAAgccaatttgaaaaataaaactttagttGTGACAACTATATTG AGCAATCCCTACTGCATGCGCAAGGAGTCAGCTATGCCGCTAACCGGCAATGATCAGTTTGAAGGCTATGCCGTTGATCTTATACACGAAATTTCCAAATCTTTGGgcttcaattataaaattcagcTTGTGCCTGATGGCAGCTATGGCAGTCTTAACAAAATGACAGG TGAATGGAATGGCATGATACGTGAGCTGCTGGAGCAACGCGCTGATCTGGCCATAGCTGATCTAACTATCACCTTTGAGCGTGAACAGGCTGTGGACTTTACTACGCCCTTTATGAATCTGGGCGTATCCATACTGTATCGCAAGCCCATAAAGCAGCCGCCCAACTTGTTCTCTTTTCTGTCGCCGCTTTCGCTGGACGTTTGGATTTATATGGCTACTGCTTATCTTGGTGTATCCGTGCTGCTGTTCATCTTAGCCAA ATTTACGCCTTATGAATGGCCAGCTTATACGGATGCACATGGCGAAAAGGTTGAAAGTCAGTTTACTTTGCTCAACTGCATGTGGTTTGCCATTGGTTCGCTTATGCAACAAGGCTGCGACTTTTTACCCAA AGCACTCTCCACGCGCATGGTCGCTGGCATTTGGTGGttctttactttaattatgaTCTCATCTTATACTGCCAACTTGGCTGCATTTCTAACTGTCGAACGCATGGACTCACCCATTGAGAGTGCTGAGGATTTGGCCAAGCAAACTAGAATTAAATATGGCGCACTTAAAGGTGGCAGCACTGCAGCTTTCTTCAGA GACTCTAAAATCTCAACATATCAGCGCATGTGGTCCTTTATGGAATCAGCGCGTCCTTCTGTATTTACAGCAAGCAATGGCGAGGGTGTCGATCGCGTAGCCAAGGGCAAAG GCTCTTATGCTTTTCTCATGGAATCCACTTCGATTGAATATGTTACGGAGCGCAACTGTGAGCTTACCCAAGTGGGCGGCATGCTGGATACAAAGAGCTATGGGATAGCCACGCCTCCAA attcACCTTATCGCACTGCCATCAACAGCGTCATATTAAAGCTGCAG GAGGAAGGTAAGCTGCACATACTGAAAACCAAATGGTGGAAGGAGAAACGCGGCGGCGGCAAGTGTCGTGTGGAAACCTCAAAATCATCTTCAGCTGCCAATGAGCTGGGCCTGGCCAATGTGGGTGGCGTGTTTGTGGTGCTCATGGGCGGCATGGGCGTGGCCTGTGTTATAGCTGTGTGCGAGTTTGTGTGGAAATCACGCAAAGTCGCTGTGGAGGAGCGTCTGAGTGCAATACTCAATGAATGA
- the LOC108601991 gene encoding nucleosomal histone kinase 1: MPRAVKSKAAPARKPKGKLYAMPEKLKEGTVLTDLAKGQWRIGPSIGIGGFGEIYAACRNGEKNYDAVIKCEPHVNGPLFVEMHFYLRNAKLEDINQYKHQRGIKTLGMPHMLAHGSVDINEQKHRFVVMPRYGSDISKFVEQNGKRLPEATAYRLAIQMLDAYEFIHNKGYVHADLKAANILLGLGKGGGAQAYLVDFGLASHYITGVFKPDPKKMHNGTIEYTSRDAHQGVATRRADLEILGYNLIEWLGVELPWVKDKLLTVPAKVQKAKEAFMTDVSAALKPLFPKGVPAAIADFIKYVAKLAHNEAPDYDKCRCYFLNALKQMKVANSGDLDFKLKATSNNNNNSSPAKKATPRGRAKTNKLLKADSSADDIIMSSEDEKEDEAFKPSRKLSARAVAQSRISPRLNGAKAVASPKKRVAPATPTPKAASPNKRARLEPDLTPKTHGSSAKLNSPALSLRAARSGKTTINNDLTPQARPHKTYEFNVELDVSLDANVIVNVRRKKKGSSDNKNGTPSNKTTSASSVRTPNAETPTRNVNVRKVASGKSGSSPGSGSTRSPRTPAVTVRKYRH, from the exons ATGCCACGTGCAGTAAAGTCAAAAGCTGCGCCGGCTAGAAAGCCCAAGGGCAAGCTGTATGCCATGCCAGAGAAGCTAAAGGAGGGCACTGTACTAACGGATCTAGCCAAAGGGCAATGGCGTATTGGTCCCTCCATAGGCATAGGAGGCTTTGGTGAAATCTATGCAGCCTGTCGCAATGGCGAAAAAAACTATGATGCTGTGATTAAATGC GAGCCGCATGTAAATGGCCCACTTTTTGTCGAGATGCATTTCTATCTGCGAAATGCGAAATTAGAGGATATTAACCAGTACAAGCACCAGCGCGGCATCAAAACACTGGGAATGCCTCATATGCTGGCCCATGGCTCTGTTGACATAAATGAGCAGAAGCATAGGTTTGTAGTTATGCCGCGTTATGGCAGCGATATATCCAAATTCGTTGAACAGAATGGCAAGCGTTTACCCGAAGCCACTGCCTATCGACTGGCCATACAAATGCTGGATGCATATGAATTTATTCATAACAAGGGCTACGTTCATGCGGATCTCAAGGCAGCCAACATCTTGCTCGGTTTGGGGAAAGGCGGCGGCGCGCAGGCGTACTTGGTGGATTTTGGTTTGGCTTCACATTATATTACAGGCGTCTTTAAACCTGATCCGAAGAAAATGCACAATGGCACCATTGAGTACACATCGCGTGATGCACATCAGGGCGTGGCAACACGGCGTGCAGATTTGGAAATCTTGGGCTATAATCTTATCGAATGGTTAGGCGTGGAGTTGCCTTGGGTTAAGGACAAGCTGCTTACAGTGCCGGCCAAGGTGCAAAAAGCTAAGGAAGCGTTTATGACGGATGTAAGCGCTGCATTAAAACCACTTTTTCCCAAGGGCGTACCAGCAGCCATAGCTGATTTTATAAAGTATGTTGCCAAGCTGGCACATAATGAAGCTCCAGATTACGACAAATGTCGCTGTTACTTTCTCAATGCGCTTAAGCAAATGAAAGTGGCGAACAGCGGTGATTTGGACTTCAAGCTCAAGGctaccagcaacaacaataataacagtTCACCTGCCAAGAAAGCAACTCCGCGTGGCAGGGCCAAAACTAATAAACTGTTGAAAGCTGATTCATCAGCGGATGATATCATTATGTCTAGCGAAGACGAGAAGGAGGATGAAGCATTTAAACCAAGCAGAAAGTTATCTGCACGAGCAGTTGCTCAAAGTAGAATTTCACCACGCCTAAATGGTGCGAAAGCTGTTGCTTCGCCCAAAAAACGTGTTGCCCctgcaacgccaacgccaaaggCAGCAAGTCCCAACAAACGAGCAAGGCTGGAGCCTGATTTAACACCCAAGACACATGGCAGCAGTGCTAAATTGAATAGTCCAGCGCTGTCGCTACGTGCTGCCAGGTCCGGCAAGACCACCATCAATAACGATCTCACTCCACAAGCGCGTCCCCACAAAACCTACGAATTTAATGTTGAACTGGATGTTAGCTTGGATGCAAATGTTATTGTAAATGTCAGGCGCAAGAAGAAAGGTTCAAGCGATAATAAAAATGGCACaccaagcaacaaaacaacatcAGCAAGTAGCGTTAGAACACCCAATGCTGAAACGCCAACCAGGAACGTTAATGTGCGCAAAGTGGCTAGTGGAAAGTCTGGTAGCTCGCCAGGCTCAGGATCAACGCGTAGTCCTCGAACACCTGCTGTTACCGTGCGCAAGTACAGGCattaa
- the LOC108601654 gene encoding glutamate receptor ionotropic, kainate 2 isoform X2, with amino-acid sequence MEIPHLENRWDYRLRRESCLVNLYPHPNTLSKAYVDIVRHWGWKTFTIIYENNDGIVRLQELLKAHGMTPFPITVRQLSDGGDYRPLLKQIKNSAEAHIVLDCSTERIHEVLKQAQQIGMMSDYHSYLVTSLDLHTVNLDEFRYGGTNITGFRLINDKVVSDVVRQWSIDEKGLLRSANLTTIRSETALMYDAVHLFAKALHDLDTSQQIDIHPISCDGQSTWQHGFSLINYMKIVEMKGLTNVIKFDHQGFRTDFMLDIVELTPAGIRKIGTWNSTLPEGINFTRTFSQKQQEIEANLKNKTLVVTTILSNPYCMRKESAMPLTGNDQFEGYAVDLIHEISKSLGFNYKIQLVPDGSYGSLNKMTGEWNGMIRELLEQRADLAIADLTITFEREQAVDFTTPFMNLGVSILYRKPIKQPPNLFSFLSPLSLDVWIYMATAYLGVSVLLFILAKFTPYEWPAYTDAHGEKVESQFTLLNCMWFAIGSLMQQGCDFLPKALSTRMVAGIWWFFTLIMISSYTANLAAFLTVERMDSPIESAEDLAKQTRIKYGALKGGSTAAFFRDSKISTYQRMWSFMESARPSVFTASNGEGVDRVAKGKGSYAFLMESTSIEYVTERNCELTQVGGMLDTKSYGIATPPNSPYRTAINSVILKLQEEGKLHILKTKWWKEKRGGGKCRVETSKSSSAANELGLANVGGVFVVLMGGMGVACVIAVCEFVWKSRKVAVEERLSAILNE; translated from the exons ATGGAG aTACCCCACTTGGAGAATCGCTGGGACTACCGACTGCGACGCGAGAGCTGCCTGGTGAATCTTTATCCGCATCCTAATACGCTTTCCAAG gcTTATGTGGATATTGTGCGCCACTGGGGCTGGAAGACGTTCACCATTATCTATGAGAACAACGATGGCATAGTGCGGCTGCAAGAGCTGCTCAAGGCTCATGGCATGACACCGTTTCCCATAACAGTGCGTCAGCTTAGCGATGGCGGGGATTACAG GCCGCTGCTCAAGCAGATTAAGAACTCGGCGGAGGCGCACATTGTGCTGGACTGTTCCACGGAGCGCATACATGAGGTGCTTAAGCAGGCTCAGCAGATCGGCATGATGAGCGACTATCATAGCTACTTGGTTACTTCACTTGATCTACATACGGTTAATCTGGATGAGTTTCGCTATGGCGGCACCAATATAACAGGCTTTCGTTTGATTAATGATAAAGTGGTGTCGGATGTAGTGCGTCAGTGGAGCATTGATGAGAAGGGACTGCTGCGTTCTGCTAATCTAACCACTATACGCTCGGAGACTGCGCTTATGTATGATGCAgtgcatttgtttgccaagGCGCTGCATGACTTGGATACATCACAACAGATTGACATACATCCCATCAGCTGTGATGGTCAAAGCACTTGGCAGCATGGCTTCAGTTTGATTAACTATATGAAGATTGTTGAAATGAAAGGTCTAACCAATGTCATCAAGTTTGATCATCAAGGCTTTCGCACTGACTTTATGCTGGACATTGTGGAGCTAACACCAGCGGGCATACGCAAAATTGGCACCTGGAACTCTACGCTGCCCGAGGGCATTAACTTTACGCGCACTTTCAGTCAAAAGCAGCAGGAAATTGAAgccaatttgaaaaataaaactttagttGTGACAACTATATTG AGCAATCCCTACTGCATGCGCAAGGAGTCAGCTATGCCGCTAACCGGCAATGATCAGTTTGAAGGCTATGCCGTTGATCTTATACACGAAATTTCCAAATCTTTGGgcttcaattataaaattcagcTTGTGCCTGATGGCAGCTATGGCAGTCTTAACAAAATGACAGG TGAATGGAATGGCATGATACGTGAGCTGCTGGAGCAACGCGCTGATCTGGCCATAGCTGATCTAACTATCACCTTTGAGCGTGAACAGGCTGTGGACTTTACTACGCCCTTTATGAATCTGGGCGTATCCATACTGTATCGCAAGCCCATAAAGCAGCCGCCCAACTTGTTCTCTTTTCTGTCGCCGCTTTCGCTGGACGTTTGGATTTATATGGCTACTGCTTATCTTGGTGTATCCGTGCTGCTGTTCATCTTAGCCAA ATTTACGCCTTATGAATGGCCAGCTTATACGGATGCACATGGCGAAAAGGTTGAAAGTCAGTTTACTTTGCTCAACTGCATGTGGTTTGCCATTGGTTCGCTTATGCAACAAGGCTGCGACTTTTTACCCAA AGCACTCTCCACGCGCATGGTCGCTGGCATTTGGTGGttctttactttaattatgaTCTCATCTTATACTGCCAACTTGGCTGCATTTCTAACTGTCGAACGCATGGACTCACCCATTGAGAGTGCTGAGGATTTGGCCAAGCAAACTAGAATTAAATATGGCGCACTTAAAGGTGGCAGCACTGCAGCTTTCTTCAGA GACTCTAAAATCTCAACATATCAGCGCATGTGGTCCTTTATGGAATCAGCGCGTCCTTCTGTATTTACAGCAAGCAATGGCGAGGGTGTCGATCGCGTAGCCAAGGGCAAAG GCTCTTATGCTTTTCTCATGGAATCCACTTCGATTGAATATGTTACGGAGCGCAACTGTGAGCTTACCCAAGTGGGCGGCATGCTGGATACAAAGAGCTATGGGATAGCCACGCCTCCAA attcACCTTATCGCACTGCCATCAACAGCGTCATATTAAAGCTGCAG GAGGAAGGTAAGCTGCACATACTGAAAACCAAATGGTGGAAGGAGAAACGCGGCGGCGGCAAGTGTCGTGTGGAAACCTCAAAATCATCTTCAGCTGCCAATGAGCTGGGCCTGGCCAATGTGGGTGGCGTGTTTGTGGTGCTCATGGGCGGCATGGGCGTGGCCTGTGTTATAGCTGTGTGCGAGTTTGTGTGGAAATCACGCAAAGTCGCTGTGGAGGAGCGTCTGAGTGCAATACTCAATGAATGA